From a region of the Ardenticatena maritima genome:
- a CDS encoding cytochrome P450, whose protein sequence is MSVRHAKPTGLQPPVVKLSWWKGDFRQFARHRTRALLETFAQHGDIVAIQFPGRTITLVAHPDGVQHILRDNHQNYVKSEAYQRIALVLGQGLITAEGEHWRRQRHLIQPIFTPRHVQQFADTMRTHIRAFMATWDTLEENQPLDIAQEMMRLTLDIIADTMFGVDVGDAAATIRAALDEILAFAHTRMPMAIYPERWIPTPAGRRFERAVAALDEIVYGIIEQRRRANQPREDLLGLLMRARYEDDGTFMDDTMLRDEVMTIFLAGHETTATALTWTWMLLSQHPDVRRRLYAELDEVLGGRLPTWEDIPKLRYTEAVIKESLRLYPPAWVVGRQAREEDCIMGYHIPAGGFVITSAYVTHRHPAFWDNPEGFDPERWLDETRQPAHRFAYFPFGGGPRICIGKHFAMQEIMLILASLAQHYELNLVPGHPIALWPSVTLRPAHGMLMTISKRPR, encoded by the coding sequence ATGTCAGTGAGACACGCTAAACCGACAGGGCTCCAACCGCCGGTCGTCAAACTTTCCTGGTGGAAAGGCGACTTTCGCCAGTTTGCCCGCCACCGCACACGCGCTCTACTGGAAACATTTGCGCAACATGGGGATATCGTCGCCATACAGTTTCCAGGGCGCACCATCACACTCGTTGCCCATCCCGACGGCGTGCAACACATCTTGCGCGACAATCATCAAAATTATGTCAAAAGCGAAGCCTACCAACGCATTGCGCTCGTTTTGGGGCAAGGCTTGATTACGGCGGAAGGGGAACATTGGCGGCGTCAACGCCACCTCATTCAGCCCATCTTCACCCCGCGCCACGTTCAACAGTTTGCCGACACCATGCGGACACACATCCGCGCCTTCATGGCAACGTGGGACACCCTCGAAGAGAACCAGCCGCTTGACATTGCCCAGGAAATGATGCGGCTCACCCTGGACATCATCGCCGACACCATGTTTGGCGTGGACGTTGGCGACGCCGCCGCCACCATACGCGCCGCGCTGGATGAAATCCTGGCGTTCGCCCATACCCGCATGCCCATGGCTATCTACCCCGAACGCTGGATTCCCACCCCCGCCGGACGCCGCTTTGAACGCGCGGTCGCCGCGCTGGATGAAATTGTGTATGGCATTATCGAACAACGCCGACGCGCAAACCAACCCCGCGAAGATTTGCTCGGCTTGCTGATGCGCGCCCGGTATGAGGACGACGGCACCTTCATGGACGATACCATGCTCCGCGATGAGGTGATGACCATCTTCCTGGCGGGGCACGAAACCACCGCCACCGCCCTCACCTGGACATGGATGCTGCTTTCACAACACCCAGACGTGCGCCGACGGCTCTACGCGGAACTGGACGAAGTCCTTGGCGGGCGTCTGCCGACATGGGAAGATATCCCCAAGTTGCGCTACACCGAGGCGGTCATCAAAGAATCTTTGCGGCTCTATCCGCCGGCTTGGGTCGTGGGGCGGCAAGCGCGCGAAGAAGATTGTATCATGGGGTATCACATTCCCGCCGGGGGCTTCGTGATTACCAGCGCATACGTCACACACCGCCATCCAGCATTTTGGGACAACCCCGAAGGCTTCGACCCCGAACGCTGGCTCGACGAAACCCGTCAGCCGGCGCACCGCTTTGCCTACTTCCCATTCGGCGGCGGACCGCGCATCTGCATCGGCAAGCATTTCGCCATGCAAGAAATCATGCTGATTCTGGCGAGCCTGGCACAACACTACGAATTGAATTTGGTGCCGGGGCATCCCATTGCGCTCTGGCCTTCGGTGACACTGCGCCCCGCACATGGCATGTTGATGACCATTAGCAAACGTCCGCGCTAA